A stretch of the Flavobacterium sp. 5 genome encodes the following:
- a CDS encoding glycosyltransferase family 2 protein: protein MEKLQNINPLVSIIIPTYNRAHLIGETLDSVLVQTYTNWECIVVDDGSTDNSEEIIGKYVKKNGRILYEKRPANKLKGPSSCRNYGVEKSVGEYVIFLDSDDILEPFCLEQRIDFANYNGNFDFWVFKMNILADNKITERLCNIIPPKESEESIFYKKEFLKGNYPFTVTAPLWRARIVKESGFDEGMIRLEDPDFHLRVLQKNYKCITANDLPHDTYYRVDNSKAQQLNSVLNDIIESHISFLNKYYDRENEDTVLYFDRTFRGLVIPNGSIKLYFKAIAVAKKYKILTLKKTVISFIMLVYNRFNLHKIRGTGYTKLNSILRK, encoded by the coding sequence TTGGAAAAATTGCAAAATATAAATCCATTAGTCTCTATAATTATTCCAACTTATAATCGAGCTCATCTTATTGGTGAAACGCTAGATTCAGTATTAGTACAAACATATACTAATTGGGAATGTATTGTTGTTGATGATGGTTCAACGGACAATTCCGAGGAAATTATTGGTAAATATGTGAAAAAAAATGGACGAATTCTATATGAAAAAAGGCCTGCCAATAAGTTAAAAGGACCTTCATCATGTAGAAATTATGGAGTAGAAAAATCAGTTGGAGAATATGTTATTTTTCTTGATTCAGACGATATATTAGAGCCCTTTTGTTTAGAGCAAAGAATTGATTTTGCTAATTATAATGGCAACTTTGATTTTTGGGTTTTTAAGATGAATATTTTGGCTGATAATAAGATAACAGAAAGATTATGCAATATAATCCCTCCTAAGGAATCAGAGGAAAGTATTTTTTATAAAAAGGAATTTTTAAAAGGAAATTATCCCTTTACGGTAACAGCTCCATTGTGGAGAGCTAGGATTGTTAAAGAAAGTGGATTTGATGAAGGAATGATTCGGTTGGAAGATCCCGATTTTCATTTGAGAGTTTTGCAAAAGAATTATAAATGTATTACGGCAAATGATTTACCTCATGATACTTATTATAGAGTAGATAATTCTAAAGCGCAGCAATTAAATTCAGTACTGAATGATATTATTGAAAGCCATATCAGTTTTTTGAATAAGTATTATGATAGAGAAAATGAGGATACAGTACTTTATTTTGATAGGACATTCAGAGGTTTAGTGATCCCCAATGGATCCATAAAACTTTATTTTAAGGCAATTGCTGTAGCGAAAAAATATAAGATTTTAACTTTAAAAAAAACAGTAATATCCTTTATTATGCTCGTGTATAATAGGTTTAATTTGCATAAAATTAGAGGTACTGGATATACTAAGCTTAATTCGATTTTAAGAAAATAA
- a CDS encoding glycosyltransferase gives MNKKNPRITVLMPVYNVESYIKESIESVLNQTYSDFELLIIDDGSTDNTVDRIMEFSDSRIRLIKKDKNLGLIDSLNLGFKQAKGEYIARMDGDDISAPNRFQKQLDVLLTNPEIKVCGCWLQRFGIHNKIIKHKEFHEEIVAQLLLQCSMSLGAVMFEKKALESYSFDENKKHVEDYDFWSRISWACKLYNIQEVLYYYRSHDTQVTKLFFDTQRKGDIDIKLFLFKKLNYDNKIFSDDLIAKMLWLTQKISMSDLVLFFKWIKQLALQNKKQKIYSQKELINILSVINRRLVFELYFEKTTIGLDKKWRLQALTYLPLKEIIFVVKGKTTEMLKTKVINKFNKNRVLKK, from the coding sequence ATGAACAAAAAAAATCCAAGAATAACGGTTCTTATGCCAGTTTACAATGTAGAGTCCTATATAAAGGAATCTATTGAAAGTGTTTTAAATCAAACATACTCTGATTTTGAATTATTGATTATTGATGATGGTTCTACTGATAATACCGTTGATCGAATCATGGAATTTTCAGATTCAAGAATCAGATTAATTAAAAAAGATAAAAATTTAGGACTTATAGATAGTTTGAATTTGGGTTTTAAACAGGCAAAAGGAGAATATATTGCCCGTATGGATGGGGATGATATTAGTGCACCAAATCGTTTTCAAAAACAATTAGATGTTCTATTAACTAATCCCGAAATAAAAGTTTGTGGTTGTTGGCTTCAAAGGTTTGGAATTCACAATAAAATAATTAAGCATAAAGAGTTTCATGAAGAAATTGTTGCTCAGTTGTTGTTACAATGTTCAATGAGTTTAGGGGCAGTAATGTTTGAAAAGAAGGCATTAGAAAGTTACAGTTTTGATGAAAATAAAAAGCATGTAGAAGATTATGATTTTTGGTCTCGCATTTCTTGGGCCTGTAAGTTATATAACATACAGGAGGTTTTGTATTATTACAGATCACATGATACGCAGGTAACAAAGTTATTTTTTGATACACAAAGAAAGGGAGATATAGATATTAAATTGTTTTTATTTAAAAAACTAAATTATGACAATAAAATTTTCTCAGATGATTTAATAGCTAAGATGCTTTGGTTAACCCAAAAGATTTCGATGAGCGACTTAGTTTTGTTTTTTAAATGGATAAAACAATTGGCTCTTCAAAACAAAAAACAAAAAATTTATTCTCAAAAAGAATTAATTAATATTCTTAGTGTCATTAATCGGAGATTAGTTTTTGAATTATATTTTGAAAAAACTACTATAGGCTTAGATAAAAAATGGCGTTTACAAGCACTAACTTATTTACCTTTAAAAGAGATTATCTTTGTAGTGAAAGGGAAGACAACAGAAATGCTAAAAACGAAAGTAATCAACAAGTTTAATAAAAATAGAGTTTTAAAAAAGTAA
- a CDS encoding glycosyltransferase yields MVVSVIVPCYNQGDFLDEALESVYNQIYTDWECIIVDDGSTDDTETIAQRWVSKDNRFKYFYKKNNGVSSARNFGIAKASGKYIQFLDSDDILDSRKMQLSIDKLKEDKSNELGIVVSNFNMLSSDSKEVLPPFCEMNEKSLTFENFLFHFFSIQLQCGFFDIKLFESIKFPENLSAQEDWIVWINLFKDNPKFVFIDLPLAFYRINPSGRMNTIGADDNQIKVLGSLREILTYDQYHKFSVGLLTRYYDSTKLFRNNLKAVKKSNTYQGGLMIKKGLNTFGVLKFVKQILKKALKFKAK; encoded by the coding sequence ATGGTTGTATCAGTAATAGTCCCTTGTTATAATCAAGGTGATTTTTTAGACGAGGCTTTAGAATCTGTTTATAACCAAATTTATACAGATTGGGAATGCATTATTGTAGATGATGGCAGTACCGATGATACTGAAACTATTGCCCAGCGTTGGGTATCCAAGGACAACCGATTTAAGTATTTTTATAAAAAAAACAACGGTGTAAGTAGTGCCAGAAATTTTGGAATTGCAAAAGCTTCCGGAAAGTATATCCAATTTTTAGATTCTGATGATATTTTGGATAGTAGAAAAATGCAACTTTCTATTGATAAATTAAAAGAAGATAAAAGTAATGAGTTAGGAATAGTAGTGTCAAATTTCAATATGCTTTCATCAGATTCAAAAGAAGTTTTGCCTCCTTTTTGCGAAATGAACGAAAAATCATTAACGTTTGAAAATTTTTTATTTCATTTTTTTTCAATTCAGTTACAATGTGGTTTTTTTGATATAAAATTGTTTGAAAGTATTAAGTTTCCTGAAAATTTATCTGCTCAAGAAGATTGGATAGTTTGGATTAATCTTTTTAAGGATAACCCTAAATTCGTTTTTATAGATTTACCTTTGGCTTTTTATAGAATAAATCCTTCTGGGAGAATGAATACAATAGGTGCAGATGATAATCAGATTAAGGTTTTAGGTTCCTTGAGAGAAATTTTAACTTACGATCAATATCATAAGTTTTCGGTTGGTTTATTAACTCGATATTATGATTCAACTAAACTGTTTAGAAATAATTTGAAAGCAGTAAAAAAATCAAACACATATCAAGGAGGATTAATGATTAAAAAAGGACTAAATACATTTGGAGTTTTAAAATTTGTAAAGCAAATTTTAAAAAAAGCTCTTAAGTTTAAAGCTAAATAG
- a CDS encoding glycosyltransferase: MISIIICSRDLHLYNKVLKSIEETIGVVTYEIIKVNNLVENVPITKAYNIGIQKSKYEYLLFIHEDVLFHTKNWGEILTNIFANNLKIGLVGIAGAKYKSKFPSAFWHTKEELLTMNLIQHQPYKETSHINRGFKESSLEKVVVIDGVFIGLRKSTTVKFNEEILGFHCYDLGISIDVFDKQYQIVVTNQILIEHFSIGNTDFNFLKSVINFHKLYKKQLPKYIERKDSSLENVALKKFLGVCLSNRFIPFNLWMYNLLKNPFERLNYSILKLVAYEFKKKIKCLKFP, translated from the coding sequence ATGATTTCAATAATTATATGTTCTAGGGATTTGCATCTTTACAATAAAGTGCTAAAAAGTATAGAAGAAACAATAGGAGTTGTAACATATGAAATTATAAAAGTTAATAATCTGGTTGAGAATGTACCAATTACAAAAGCTTATAATATTGGTATTCAAAAGTCAAAATACGAATATTTACTTTTTATTCATGAAGATGTTCTTTTTCATACTAAAAACTGGGGTGAGATTTTAACAAATATATTTGCCAATAATTTAAAAATTGGATTAGTAGGAATTGCAGGAGCAAAATATAAAAGTAAATTTCCCAGTGCCTTTTGGCATACAAAGGAAGAACTTTTAACGATGAACCTGATTCAGCATCAACCTTATAAAGAAACAAGTCATATTAACCGTGGATTTAAAGAATCAAGTCTCGAAAAAGTGGTCGTAATTGATGGTGTTTTTATTGGACTTAGAAAAAGTACAACTGTCAAATTTAATGAAGAGATTTTAGGTTTTCATTGTTATGATTTAGGAATTAGCATTGATGTTTTTGATAAACAATATCAGATTGTCGTAACCAATCAAATTTTAATTGAACATTTTTCAATAGGAAATACGGATTTTAATTTTTTGAAAAGCGTTATTAATTTTCATAAGTTGTACAAAAAACAACTTCCAAAATATATTGAAAGGAAGGATTCTAGTTTAGAAAATGTAGCATTAAAAAAATTTTTAGGAGTATGCCTTTCAAATAGATTTATCCCGTTTAATTTATGGATGTATAATTTGTTAAAGAATCCTTTCGAAAGATTAAATTATAGTATATTGAAATTAGTTGCTTATGAATTTAAGAAAAAAATTAAATGCCTAAAGTTTCCATAA
- a CDS encoding glycosyltransferase, producing the protein MPKVSIILPSYNHAKFLKDRLDTILNQTYTDWEIIIIDDCSTDNSNEILTEFVNQNKSKVKYFISNDYNSGSGYKSWQKGIELAETEYIWIAETDDYSELTFLEQLVSILDINEGVSLVFSGSNYVENDTIIYDSTKRVKDLDVEINKYKVIDSSVFLNQMPFNTYITNGSSVVFRKPKLEIPSVLFTNRLCSDIFLWSYLLQNSSFAFLNKNLNFFRRHNGSTSSYLQKNKMESVYHEKAHYMNYFGQTEKYSQFMDHYIKYYIWGHKKEFLNISSIKKIQSGKKIKALYFYKLIRFFVSKISNR; encoded by the coding sequence ATGCCTAAAGTTTCCATAATATTGCCAAGTTATAATCATGCTAAATTTTTAAAAGATAGGCTTGATACTATTTTAAATCAAACATATACAGACTGGGAAATCATTATTATAGATGATTGTTCTACAGACAATAGTAACGAGATTTTAACTGAATTTGTAAATCAAAATAAATCGAAGGTTAAATATTTTATTAGTAACGATTATAATTCGGGAAGTGGTTACAAATCCTGGCAAAAAGGTATCGAACTTGCTGAAACAGAATATATCTGGATTGCTGAGACAGATGATTATTCTGAACTAACTTTCCTTGAACAATTAGTATCTATTTTAGATATAAATGAGGGCGTTTCTTTAGTGTTTTCGGGTAGTAATTATGTTGAAAACGATACTATTATTTACGATTCAACTAAAAGGGTCAAAGATTTGGATGTCGAAATAAATAAGTATAAAGTTATAGATAGTAGTGTTTTTTTAAATCAAATGCCTTTTAATACTTATATAACAAATGGTAGTTCAGTTGTATTTAGAAAGCCCAAATTAGAGATTCCATCTGTATTGTTTACCAATAGATTATGTTCGGATATTTTTCTTTGGTCATATTTGTTACAAAACAGTTCTTTTGCATTTCTTAATAAAAATTTAAACTTTTTTAGAAGACATAATGGGTCAACATCATCTTATTTACAAAAAAACAAAATGGAAAGTGTTTATCATGAGAAAGCACATTATATGAATTATTTTGGGCAAACGGAAAAGTACAGTCAGTTCATGGATCATTATATAAAGTACTATATTTGGGGTCATAAAAAAGAATTTCTAAACATTTCAAGTATTAAAAAGATTCAATCAGGTAAAAAAATAAAAGCATTGTATTTTTATAAATTGATTCGTTTTTTTGTTTCAAAAATTTCAAATAGATGA
- a CDS encoding glycosyltransferase — protein sequence MIHLVTVIITTYNRREYLENAIQSVVNQSYTNIEIVVIDDGSDDNYAEAICNKYSNCTYFYKENEGLSSARNYGIYLSKGEYIAFLDDDDFWESSKIDKQIKVFLENPEIDCVHSSAAVIDEKGQLTGTIIGASETKAHKRSGYVFWNALGVWVVKSPTPLIRKKIFQPDLLFDESIKVGEDVDFYQRMFFRHRVYYINEPLAFYREYNNPDRLSLQQKKYIGIEKKMFLNFKKMGIKNPFLLNKIARKLLRRAAKRWNEIHPQSQIKISIIDLYFRPVYCLSNYFNEKK from the coding sequence ATGATTCATTTAGTTACTGTTATTATAACAACATATAATCGTCGAGAATATCTTGAAAATGCTATTCAATCTGTAGTAAATCAATCCTATACAAATATTGAAATAGTTGTAATAGATGATGGGTCAGATGACAATTATGCTGAAGCGATTTGTAATAAGTACTCAAATTGCACTTATTTTTATAAAGAGAATGAAGGACTATCATCTGCTAGAAATTATGGAATTTATTTGTCAAAAGGAGAATATATAGCCTTTTTAGATGACGATGATTTTTGGGAAAGTTCAAAAATTGATAAACAAATAAAAGTTTTTTTAGAAAATCCTGAAATTGATTGCGTACATTCCTCTGCAGCTGTTATTGATGAAAAAGGGCAATTAACTGGGACAATTATAGGAGCTAGTGAAACCAAAGCCCACAAGCGCTCAGGATATGTGTTTTGGAATGCTTTAGGGGTTTGGGTTGTCAAATCACCGACTCCTTTGATTAGAAAAAAAATATTTCAGCCAGATTTGTTGTTTGATGAAAGTATTAAAGTTGGTGAAGATGTAGATTTTTATCAACGAATGTTTTTTAGGCATAGAGTATATTATATAAATGAACCTTTGGCTTTTTATAGAGAATATAATAATCCAGATAGACTTTCGCTTCAGCAAAAAAAATACATAGGAATAGAAAAGAAAATGTTTCTGAATTTTAAAAAAATGGGAATTAAAAATCCATTTTTGCTTAATAAAATTGCAAGAAAATTACTAAGAAGAGCTGCGAAAAGATGGAATGAAATTCATCCTCAAAGTCAAATTAAAATAAGTATTATTGATTTGTATTTTAGACCTGTTTATTGTTTGTCGAACTACTTTAATGAAAAAAAATGA
- a CDS encoding NAD-dependent epimerase/dehydratase family protein, protein MRIVITGEKGFLGIHLTNYLRHILKYEVVELGRNFIEVLPNTKEIDWLIHGACVHRHNNPEMVLHLNNEITNQTIECLKKNNINCNVAFLSSIHEDAETFYGKSKREAKKQFENFCLERNTNFVSYKLPNVFGQYAKPNKTSFIATFSYNLLNNLPVECNSNLVKLAFVTDVVEMVCKFEEQEIISRAITVEEVYLLLIEYNKLFNNSIFPTFRDKFEFDLYQTFISYKNYKI, encoded by the coding sequence ATGAGAATTGTTATAACAGGTGAAAAAGGTTTTTTAGGAATACATTTGACTAACTATTTACGCCATATATTGAAATATGAAGTTGTCGAATTGGGAAGAAATTTCATAGAAGTCTTGCCTAATACGAAAGAAATAGATTGGCTTATTCATGGAGCCTGTGTTCATAGACATAATAATCCAGAAATGGTTTTGCACCTGAATAATGAAATTACAAACCAAACAATTGAATGTTTAAAAAAGAATAATATAAATTGTAATGTGGCTTTTTTGTCTTCTATTCATGAGGATGCTGAAACGTTTTATGGGAAATCAAAAAGAGAAGCTAAGAAACAATTTGAAAATTTTTGTTTAGAAAGGAATACTAATTTTGTTTCCTATAAACTTCCAAATGTTTTTGGGCAATATGCAAAACCCAACAAAACCTCTTTTATAGCAACATTTTCATATAATTTATTAAATAATCTTCCTGTTGAATGTAATAGTAATCTTGTGAAATTAGCTTTTGTTACGGATGTTGTTGAAATGGTGTGCAAATTTGAAGAACAAGAAATTATTTCTAGAGCTATTACAGTTGAAGAGGTATATTTATTATTAATTGAATATAATAAGTTGTTCAATAATTCCATTTTTCCAACTTTTAGAGATAAGTTTGAGTTTGATTTATATCAAACATTTATAAGTTACAAAAATTATAAAATTTAA
- a CDS encoding polysaccharide biosynthesis protein — MKLFITGGAGYLGREIVKRFYDSAELTIYSRDEAKHYYLKKQFPKIRCIIGDVADYDLMNRSAKGHDYGIFAASLKQIEAVDQNVEIALRTIVNGAINSRRVAENNNFKAACFISSDKSRAATTLYGSMKFIGGEAFIVNAEDSSVNLTTAVYGNVLNSTGSILPLILDSIKNKYELKLYSPEMTRFMIDVEEAVSVIENSFNLTGFNIIPNIPSFKIKDLFEIYKEEFGLKYTLGQPRISEKIHEIMIAKEEVPRTYLDKKTNLYLMHYHKIYNDSNVDFEEFSSENVLITKEELYKKLQKNNFFRQ; from the coding sequence ATGAAATTATTTATAACAGGTGGTGCAGGTTATTTAGGGCGTGAAATCGTAAAGAGATTTTATGATAGTGCAGAACTTACTATTTATAGTAGAGATGAGGCCAAACACTATTATCTTAAAAAGCAATTTCCAAAGATTCGATGTATAATAGGTGATGTAGCAGATTACGATTTGATGAATCGTTCCGCAAAAGGGCATGATTATGGTATTTTTGCAGCTTCTTTAAAACAAATTGAAGCAGTAGACCAAAATGTAGAGATTGCTTTAAGAACTATTGTTAATGGAGCAATTAATTCACGGCGTGTTGCCGAAAATAATAATTTTAAGGCGGCATGTTTTATCTCTTCTGATAAAAGTAGAGCTGCTACAACATTATATGGCTCTATGAAATTTATTGGTGGCGAAGCATTCATTGTAAACGCGGAGGATTCTAGTGTTAATCTTACAACAGCAGTTTATGGTAATGTCCTAAATTCAACAGGTAGTATATTACCATTGATTTTAGATTCAATTAAGAATAAATATGAGTTGAAGCTTTATTCTCCCGAAATGACTAGATTTATGATTGATGTTGAAGAAGCAGTTAGTGTAATTGAAAATTCATTTAATTTAACAGGTTTCAATATAATCCCAAATATTCCAAGTTTTAAAATTAAGGATCTTTTTGAAATTTATAAAGAAGAATTTGGGTTAAAATATACGTTGGGACAACCAAGAATTTCTGAAAAGATTCATGAAATTATGATTGCAAAAGAAGAAGTTCCACGTACTTATTTAGATAAGAAAACGAATTTGTATCTGATGCATTACCATAAAATTTATAATGATTCAAATGTTGATTTTGAAGAGTTTTCGAGTGAGAATGTTTTAATTACAAAGGAAGAGTTATACAAGAAATTACAGAAGAATAATTTTTTTAGACAATAA
- a CDS encoding glycosyltransferase family A protein, whose amino-acid sequence MRIGFNPIKEDKEIVLKNYHRIIVPVYIPNQEGYFKDSFEILKLNIESLLTTIHDKTRITIYNNNSISIVKNYIDDLYQKHQAIDQVFHSKENLGKINAILAGVKGNLEPLITITDSDVFFKHDWQKEVEQTFINFPNAGMISPTPSSKTIKSFTATNWYFGILGGMSMQFEDVQDPTAMKKFDDSLGNPTPIYSQAHLDKYLVLKSKKGKAVMGCGHFVATLRREVFDKGSDSPAFIKIVGGVENKFIDIPNESLGFLRLATLGNYTYHLGNVKELWMEEEFELLKTRKPNVYAENNELFVSKPLPKWKIKIGMIFRKLLLSNFFKNGYFRNIGLTAPENYSL is encoded by the coding sequence ATGAGAATAGGCTTTAATCCAATTAAAGAAGACAAAGAAATTGTTCTTAAAAATTATCATAGAATAATTGTACCAGTTTATATACCCAATCAAGAAGGTTATTTTAAAGATTCATTTGAAATTTTGAAATTAAATATCGAATCTCTATTAACTACTATTCATGATAAAACTAGAATTACAATTTATAATAATAATTCTATAAGTATAGTAAAGAATTATATAGATGATTTGTACCAAAAACATCAAGCCATTGATCAAGTATTTCATTCTAAAGAAAATTTGGGCAAAATAAATGCTATTCTTGCTGGTGTAAAAGGGAATTTAGAACCATTAATTACGATTACAGATTCTGATGTTTTTTTTAAACATGATTGGCAAAAAGAAGTAGAGCAAACATTTATTAATTTTCCAAATGCAGGAATGATAAGCCCAACTCCTAGTAGTAAAACAATAAAAAGTTTTACTGCAACTAATTGGTATTTTGGTATTTTAGGAGGTATGTCAATGCAATTTGAAGATGTTCAAGACCCAACTGCCATGAAGAAGTTTGATGATAGTTTAGGAAACCCTACACCAATTTATTCACAAGCTCATTTAGATAAATATTTGGTTTTAAAATCAAAAAAAGGAAAAGCCGTAATGGGTTGTGGTCATTTTGTAGCTACTTTACGAAGAGAAGTTTTTGATAAAGGATCAGATTCGCCAGCATTTATAAAAATTGTTGGTGGTGTCGAGAATAAATTTATAGACATTCCAAATGAAAGTTTAGGCTTTTTAAGATTGGCAACATTAGGAAATTATACCTACCATTTAGGAAATGTAAAAGAACTATGGATGGAAGAGGAGTTTGAATTGCTTAAAACTCGTAAGCCAAATGTTTATGCAGAAAACAATGAACTATTTGTATCTAAACCTTTGCCTAAATGGAAAATCAAAATTGGGATGATATTTAGAAAACTGTTGTTGAGTAATTTTTTTAAAAATGGGTATTTTAGAAATATAGGATTGACAGCACCTGAAAATTATTCATTATAA
- a CDS encoding CatB-related O-acetyltransferase, translated as MIRLFLYKKWNHYKRCKFLNQRKKEGTEISSKTTGYWNVFFEGKNKIPERCQFLGNNIRIGYATTLGVNNLLSGNVNVGKYCQFGADVALHANNHPISSMTTYINKNLFLGELKALRQEKKVVIGNDVWIGHGVIIVGNITIGNGAIIAAGSVVTKDVLPYTIVAGVSAKLIRKRYADSIIKEIEALKWWDKSEVELEQLKPLFFKDFTDKISVYD; from the coding sequence ATGATTAGATTATTCTTATATAAAAAATGGAATCATTATAAACGTTGTAAGTTTTTAAATCAGCGTAAAAAAGAAGGAACTGAAATAAGTTCTAAAACAACTGGTTATTGGAATGTTTTTTTTGAAGGGAAAAACAAGATTCCCGAGAGATGTCAGTTTTTAGGAAACAATATCAGAATAGGATATGCTACTACTTTGGGAGTAAATAATCTATTGTCAGGAAATGTAAATGTGGGCAAATATTGCCAGTTTGGAGCTGATGTAGCGCTACATGCTAATAACCATCCCATTTCTTCGATGACGACTTATATTAATAAGAATTTATTCTTAGGTGAGCTTAAAGCATTAAGACAAGAAAAAAAAGTTGTTATTGGAAATGATGTCTGGATTGGTCACGGTGTAATTATAGTGGGGAATATCACGATTGGGAATGGTGCTATAATTGCAGCAGGAAGTGTCGTTACTAAAGATGTTCTGCCTTATACTATTGTCGCTGGAGTATCGGCCAAACTAATACGAAAACGCTATGCAGATTCTATTATTAAAGAAATAGAAGCACTTAAATGGTGGGACAAAAGTGAAGTTGAATTAGAACAGTTAAAACCTTTATTTTTTAAAGATTTTACTGATAAAATTAGTGTTTATGATTAA
- a CDS encoding N-acetylneuraminate synthase family protein translates to MINKTPYIIAEIGQAHEGSLGILYSYIDAIAQTGVDAVKFQMHIAEAESSEYEPFRVKFSLEDKTRFDYWKRMGFSLEQWAGIKTYCESLGLDFICSPFSNLAVDWLEKIGLEQYKIGSGEVNNFLILEKIAKTRKPVILSSGMSSYDELDETVAFLKERNVEFSILQCTTSYPTQPKSFGLNVIQELQKRYNVPIGFSDHSARIETCIAATVLGAEILEFHVVFDRQIFGPDSKSSLTISETKDLVIAVRNIKEALDNPIDKNSNENFTVLKQIFEKSLAINKTLSKGHIITFDDLEAKKPKGCGIDAAKFRDVVGKTLTFDKSQWDFLKEEDIQ, encoded by the coding sequence ATGATTAATAAAACACCCTATATTATCGCAGAAATAGGCCAGGCACACGAAGGGAGTCTAGGTATTTTATATTCCTATATCGATGCTATTGCTCAAACTGGTGTAGATGCGGTGAAATTTCAAATGCACATTGCTGAAGCAGAAAGTAGCGAGTATGAACCTTTTCGTGTCAAGTTTTCGTTAGAAGATAAGACCAGATTTGACTATTGGAAACGAATGGGGTTTTCTTTAGAACAATGGGCAGGAATTAAAACATATTGTGAGAGTTTAGGACTTGATTTTATTTGTTCTCCCTTTAGTAATTTGGCAGTCGATTGGCTGGAAAAAATAGGTTTAGAGCAATATAAAATAGGCTCGGGAGAAGTTAATAATTTCTTGATTTTAGAAAAAATTGCTAAAACTAGAAAACCCGTGATTTTGTCTTCAGGAATGAGTTCTTACGATGAATTGGATGAAACTGTGGCATTTTTGAAAGAAAGAAATGTAGAATTTTCTATTTTGCAATGTACAACCTCATATCCTACTCAGCCTAAAAGTTTTGGTTTAAACGTTATTCAGGAATTACAAAAAAGGTATAATGTACCGATAGGTTTTTCCGATCATTCAGCACGTATAGAAACTTGTATTGCTGCGACCGTTCTTGGCGCTGAAATACTTGAGTTTCATGTTGTTTTTGATAGACAGATTTTTGGTCCAGATTCTAAATCTTCCTTGACAATTTCGGAAACCAAAGATTTGGTTATTGCTGTTCGCAATATCAAAGAAGCTTTGGATAATCCAATTGATAAAAATTCGAATGAAAATTTTACAGTTTTAAAACAAATATTTGAAAAATCTTTAGCTATAAATAAAACGCTTTCAAAAGGACACATCATAACTTTTGATGACCTGGAAGCTAAAAAACCAAAAGGATGTGGAATTGATGCAGCAAAATTTAGGGATGTTGTAGGCAAAACACTTACTTTTGACAAAAGCCAATGGGATTTTTTAAAGGAAGAAGACATACAATGA